One Deltaproteobacteria bacterium genomic window carries:
- a CDS encoding ATP-dependent helicase — translation MSTREFISAREELSPIQKKAAEWDNTPLLVLAGPGSGKTRVLTCRIARILDSSRDKNFRVLGLTFTNKAADEMRSRVANFVPGQEGRLFLGTFHSFCADVLRQHGTHLNINPNFHIYSQNIDLDAVLNDAVEKVKETSDVVSDLDKKTLPVISRLKSQLIFPEHCREVFRDPEFGERMGVVYPAYEAELSNRNALDFNSLIFKVYQLFTTFPAFAKRYRTVYPYICIDEFQDTNHAQYSLIRALTGDQHRNLFVVADDDQIIYQWNGASHKRIVEFKNDYSPMVMQLPMNYRCPPEIVELANNLIRHNFLRTTDKEPLKAFWPSPGKDTVRLLPSFPDFDAETYGIAEDVKRHHYDHLGSVVILGRNRKLLEGAENALRTEGIPAAISRRKDEFESTPFVWLHSTLRLANDRQNLSHLEAVCGTFAQLTGVGVDPEEVVVRAQESGLGYLQHWIKLVRQETPSVSVKEIINQTSQSLVVGRDFRAFSRFALDWFSKLAQTQDEADSDPIIEVFTRYEEERFVWEELMREITLSLGDEITLEAFLQELQMHSKEPPPKPNTVILMTIHGAKGKEFDYVYLIGLVEDELPSFQSKKKGDDSPEMEEERRNCFVAITRAIKTITLSYARRYRGWPKEPSRFLFEMGLL, via the coding sequence GTGAGCACCAGAGAATTTATTTCAGCACGGGAAGAGTTAAGCCCTATTCAGAAAAAGGCTGCGGAATGGGATAACACCCCTCTCCTAGTGTTGGCAGGTCCAGGCTCGGGGAAGACAAGAGTCCTTACTTGTCGAATAGCGCGCATTCTTGATTCTAGTCGTGATAAGAATTTTCGCGTTCTCGGTCTAACATTTACCAATAAGGCGGCAGACGAGATGAGGAGCCGCGTAGCTAACTTTGTTCCTGGGCAGGAAGGGCGCCTTTTCTTGGGAACTTTTCATTCATTTTGTGCGGATGTTTTGCGCCAACATGGAACACATTTGAACATCAACCCCAATTTTCATATATATTCGCAGAACATTGACCTGGACGCTGTATTGAACGATGCAGTGGAAAAAGTCAAGGAGACTTCCGATGTGGTGAGTGATCTCGACAAGAAAACACTGCCAGTTATCAGTAGACTGAAGTCACAACTCATCTTTCCCGAGCATTGCCGTGAGGTATTTAGAGATCCGGAGTTCGGAGAACGAATGGGCGTCGTTTATCCAGCCTATGAAGCGGAGCTATCCAATCGGAATGCTCTTGACTTCAACTCCTTGATCTTCAAAGTGTATCAATTGTTCACAACTTTCCCCGCTTTTGCTAAACGCTATCGAACCGTGTATCCCTATATATGCATAGATGAGTTCCAAGATACGAATCATGCTCAATATAGTCTCATCCGTGCTCTCACTGGGGATCAACACAGGAACCTATTCGTTGTTGCTGACGATGATCAGATTATCTACCAATGGAACGGGGCTAGCCACAAGCGCATTGTGGAATTTAAGAATGATTATTCACCAATGGTTATGCAGTTACCTATGAACTATAGGTGTCCACCTGAGATTGTCGAGTTAGCTAATAATCTTATCAGGCACAACTTTTTGAGAACGACCGACAAGGAGCCGCTTAAGGCATTTTGGCCTAGTCCTGGCAAAGATACAGTGCGGTTGCTTCCAAGTTTTCCCGACTTTGATGCCGAAACATACGGAATAGCCGAGGACGTCAAAAGGCATCATTATGATCACCTTGGTTCGGTCGTCATCTTGGGACGAAACCGTAAGCTACTTGAAGGTGCTGAAAATGCGCTGCGAACAGAAGGAATACCTGCTGCAATCTCTCGACGAAAGGATGAATTTGAAAGTACCCCATTCGTGTGGCTTCACTCCACCTTACGTCTTGCCAATGATAGACAAAATCTTAGTCACCTGGAAGCTGTATGTGGTACCTTTGCTCAACTAACGGGCGTAGGAGTTGATCCCGAAGAAGTCGTCGTTCGCGCCCAAGAGTCGGGCCTTGGCTACTTGCAGCACTGGATTAAGCTTGTGCGTCAAGAGACTCCGAGTGTCTCGGTAAAAGAAATAATTAATCAGACATCCCAAAGCTTGGTGGTAGGCAGGGACTTCCGCGCCTTCAGCAGATTTGCGCTCGATTGGTTTAGCAAACTAGCACAAACGCAGGATGAAGCCGACAGTGATCCAATCATCGAAGTATTTACTCGGTATGAGGAGGAGCGTTTTGTATGGGAAGAATTGATGAGAGAAATAACACTGTCTTTAGGTGACGAAATAACCTTGGAGGCGTTCCTCCAGGAACTCCAGATGCATTCAAAGGAGCCGCCCCCGAAGCCGAATACAGTAATTCTCATGACAATCCATGGTGCAAAGGGCAAAGAATTTGATTACGTTTATCTAATTGGACTTGTTGAAGATGAGTTGCCATCCTTCCAGAGTAAGAAAAAAGGCGACGATAGCCCGGAGATGGAGGAAGAACGACGTAACTGTTTCGTCGCAATTACTAGAGCCATCAAAACTATAACGCTTAGTTACGCAAGAAGATATAGGGGTTGGCCAAAGGAACCATCCAGATTCCTTTTTGAGATGGGATTGTTGTAA